Below is a genomic region from Rhizobium sp. 007.
GGCTGTTTCGAAAGACAGCCCGCCCGTCTTCAACAACCTGCTCGCCTACAAGGACGAGATCGTGCCGTGGCTGAAGGCAATGACCGATGCGGTCCATGAGGAAGGGGCGGCGATCATGATCCAGCTCACGCACCTCGGCCGTCGCACGCGCTGGGACAAGGGCGACTGGCTTCCCGTTGTCGCACCGTCGCATCAGCGCGAGGCCTCACACCGGGCTTTCCCCAAGAAGATCGAAGATTGGGACATCGAGCGCATCATAAAGGACTTTGCCGACGCTGCAGAACGCATGAAGGCCGGGGGCATGGATGGCGTCGAACTGGAGGCCTATGGACACCTGCTTGACCAGTTCGCGTCCCCGCTGACAAACGAACTCGAAGGTCCTTACGGTGGTTCGCTCGACAATCGCATGCGTTTCTGTCTGGATGTTCTGAAGGCGATCCGGAAACGGGTCGGAGAGGACTTCATTCTGGGAATACGCTACACCGCTGATGAATGTCTTCCCGGCGGCACCGGCAAGGCTGACGGCCTCGAAATTTCCAAGCGCCTCAAAGAAAGCGGCCTTATTGACTACTTGAATGTGATCCGCGGTCATATCGACACCGACGCCGGCCTTACAGATGTCATCCCGATCCAGGGTATGGCGAACTCCCCGCATCTCGATTTTGCGGGTGAGATTCGCGCCGCGACGGATTTCCCCACCTTCCACGCGGCCAAAATCCCGGATGTTGCAACTGCCCGCCATGCGATTGCGTCGGGCAAGGTCGATATGATCGGCATGACCCGCGCTCATATGACGGACCCGCACATCGTTCGCAAAATCATGGAGAAGCGCGAAGAGGACATCCGTCCCTGCGTCGGCGCCAACTACTGTTTGGACCGCATTTACCAGGGTGGGGCGGCCTATTGCATCCACAATGCCGCGACCGGCCGCGAGCTGACGATGCCGCATGTGGTCAAAAAGGCGGACGTTCGTAAGAAAGTTGTTGTCGTCGGCGCAGGCCCGGGGGGGCTGGAAGCCGCAAGGGTTGCAGCCGAGCGCGGCCATGACGTCGTCGTATTCGAGGCGGCCAACGATCCCGGCGGCCAAATCCGCTTGACGGCCCAAAGCGAGCGCCGCAGGGAAATGATCAGCATCATCGACTGGCGGATGAACCAGTGCGAGAAGTACGGTGTGGTCTTCCGTTTCAACACCTGGGCGGAAGCCGACACGGTGGAGGCGGAAAGGCCCGACGTGGTGATCATTGCCACCGGTGGCATACCGCATACAGACGTCCTCTCCACGGGTAATGAACTGGTCGTCTCGGCCTGGGACATCATTTCAGGTGACGTGAAACCAGGAACGAACGTTCTTATCTTCGATGACGCGGGCGACCACGCAGGGCTGCAGGCTGCCGAGTTCATTGCCACGGCGGGCGCCAAGGTGGAAATCATGACACCTGACCGTTCCTTCGCCCCGGAAGTCATGGCGATGAACCTCGTGCCCTATATGCGTTCGCTGCAGAACCTCGACGTCACCTTCACCGTGACCTTCAGGCTTGAAGCGGTCGAAAAGGACGGCAATCACCTCATTGCCCATGTCGGCAGCGATTACGGCGGTGTTGCGAAGCAGCGCACGGTCGACCAGGTCGTCATCAACCATGGGACAATCCCGCTCGATGAACTTTATTTCGAGCTGAAACCCTTTTCCACCAATCTCGGCGAAATTTCGCAGCAGCAATTGGTCGCCGGCGAACCCCAGACTGTCGTGCGCAATCCTGAAGGGAAATTCCAGCTCTTCCGGATCGGTGATGCTGTGGCCGCTCGCAACACCCATGCTGCCATCTACGATGGGTTGCGGATCGCCAAGGATATCTGACGAAAAGGCGGTCCGACATGTCGGACAGCCAACCTTCACGCAGTGACGTCGGGCAGGGGCAGTCGAAGCCTGGATGGTTTGTGGATACGGCGTTTGCAGCATCTGATCAGTCACCCATGCGCCATGCTCGCACGGCTCAATTCTTCAAATATTCTCCGCGCTCAAGCGGCCGGAGATGACGTGAAAAAGGAAGGACCCCATGAAAATTCTCGTCCCCGTGAAGCGGGTGGTTGATTACAATGTGAAGATCCGCGTCAAGCCGGATGGCACGGGCGTCGAGCTTGCCAACGTCAAGATGTCGATGAACCCGTTCGACGAGATCTCGGTGGAAGAGGCGCTGCGGCTGAAGGAAGCCGGCAAGGCTGCGGAAGTGGTCGTCGTGTCGATCGGTCCGGCCAAGGCCGAAGAGACGCTGAGGACGGCGCTTGCCATGGGTGCCGACCGGGCGATCCTGGTCGAGACCGACGAGACGCTCGAGCCGCTTGCCGTTGCCAAGATCCTCAAGGGCGTGGCAGACGCCGAGAAGCCGGGCCTGATCATCGTCGGCAAGCAGGCGATCGACGACGACAGCAATCAGACCGGCCAGATGCTCGCCGCGCTCTTGGGCTCTGCCCAGGCAACCTTCGCCTCGAAGATCGAGATTACCGACGGTAAAGCGACCGTCACCCGCGAAGTCGATGGCGGCTTGCAGACGATCGACATCAAGCTGCCGGCCGTCGTCACCACCGACCTGCGCTTGAACGAACCACGCTATGCTTCGCTGCCGAACATCATGAAGGCGAAGAAGAAGCCGCTCGACAGACAAGCGCCTTCCGACTTCGGCGTTTCCACCGCTCCGCGCCTGAAGGTGCTGAAGACCGAAGAGCCAAGTGGCCGCAAGGCGGGCGTCAAGGTCAAGTCGGTCGCCGAGCTCGTCGAGAAACTCAAGAACGAAGCCGGCGTCCTCTAAGGCGAGAAAGGAAATACGACCATGGCCATTCTGCTTCTGGCTGACCACGACAATGCAAGCCTTTCCGACCAGACCGCCAAGGCGCTGACCGCTGCTCGCCAGATCGGCGGCGATGTCACCGTGCTGGTTGCCGGCAAGGGTGCCAAGGCTGCCGCCGATGCCGCTGCCAAGCTTTCCGGCGTTTCCAAGGTGCTGCTGGCCGAAAGCGACACGCTTGCCAACAATCTGGCCGAGCCGCTGGCCGACCTGATCGTTTCGCTCGCCGGCAGCTACGACACGATCATTGCGGCTGCGACCTCGACCGGCAAGAACGTCGCTCCGCGCGTTGCAGCCCTTCTCGACGTGGCGCAGGTGTCGGAAATCATCGAAGTCGTCGCGCCCGACACCTTCAAGCGGCCGATCTATGCCGGCAACGCCATCCAGACGGTGCAGGCAACCGACGCCAGACAAGTCATCACCGTGCGCACCGCCTCCTTCGCTGTTGCCGAGACCGGCGGTTCGGCTCCGGTCGAGGCAATCCCGGCCGTTTCCGATCCGGGTCTTTCGACCTTCGTCAAGGACGCGCTGTCGGCTTCCGACCGCCCGGAGCTGACGTCGGCAAAGATCATCATCTCCGGCGGCCGCGCACTCGGCTCGGCCGAGAAGTTCAGGCAAGTCATCCTGCCGCTCGCCGACAAGCTGGGAGCCGCCGTCGGCGCAAGCCGTGCGGCCGTCGATGCCGGCTATGCGCCGAACGACTGGCAGGTCGGCCAGACCGGCAAGGTCGTCGCCCCGGAACTCTACATCGCCTGCGGCATTTCCGGTGCCATCCAGCACCTTGCCGGCATGAAGGACTCGAAGGTCATCGTCGCCATCAACAAGGACGAGGAGGCCCCGATCTTCCAGGTCGCAGACTACGGCCTCGTCGCCGATCTCTTCGAGGCCCTGCCGGAACTGCAGAGTTCAATTTGATCGCTGTTATTTCCGTGTTAACAGGCGCGCCGATCTAATCCATGAACGTGCTGCCTCAGTCGCAGTCCGGTTTCATCCACGGCGGAGAAAAACATGTCGCAAGTCTCGACACCACTCAAGCGGAGCGCGGACCTGCTACTCAATGACGACAGCGCGCCAATACGACGACAGGTCTCCGTGCTTGGCGGAGGTTTTCGTCCCCGAGCTTTGCAGGAGGTTCTCAACGCAATTGGCGACGCCCTCTTGTCGTCCCAGGCTCCTGTCATGGCAAGTTACATTGCGGGCAAAATATACCAGAGGCTCGAAAAAAGGGGTGTGGCCAGACGCATCGATACCGCCACACCGTTGAAACCTGAGCATTTTGACCGCGCTCTCTCTAATCTGCATGCCTCTCTGCCCCGGTTTGCTGGCGGCGCAACAGGCTTGGCGGAATTGAACGAGCAACTGTCCTGGCGAAGCGGCCGGACCGGCCCATTTGCAAGCCTCAGGTTCGAGCAATCTCACGCTCATGCGATCGTCGTCGGACCTCACGGCCTTGAGGAACGCAGTGACGTGCGCCTCGGACTGACCTTGATGGCCCCTTACAGCCGTTTTCCAGATCACGTGCAATTCCATTCACGTGTATTCTTGCTTCTGTCCGGTGGCGAAGTTTGCCTCGACGACAGCAATTGGTTCCGTGCCACTGCAGGGACCGTCTTCTTCAATGAAGCTGGCAAGAAGTTCGCGATGCGATGCACTGCTGAGCCCTTATTGGCAGTCTGGTGCCACGTCGAAGACACGTCTCTTTGATCGACGCGATGATTTACCGAATATGTGAATTGCGAAACGAAATCAGGAAGGAAGCAAACCCATGGATGTGCGCGCTGCCATTGCCGTTCAGGCTGGAAAACCGCTGGAAGTCATGACCGTGCAGCTGGAAGGCCCGCGGGCCGGCGAGGTTCTGATCGAGGTCAAGGCGACCGGCATCTGCCACACGGACGATTTCACGCTGTCTGGCGCCGATCCGGAGGGCCTGTTTCCGGCAATCCTCGGCCATGAGGGTGCCGGCATCGTCGTCGATGTCGGACCGGGCGTCACTTCGGTCAAGAAGGGCGACCACGTCATTCCGCTCTATACGCCGGAATGCCGTGAATGCCCGTCCTGCCTGTCGCGCAAGACCAATCTCTGCACGGCGATCCGCGCCACCCAGGGCCAGGGCCTGATGCCGGACGGCACGTCGCGCTTTTCGATCGGCAAGGACAAGATCCATCACTACATGGGCTGCTCGACCTTTGCCAATTACACGGTGCTGCCCGAGATCGCCGTTGCCAAGGTCAATGCGGACGCCCCCTTCGACAAGATCTGCTACATCGGCTGCGGCGTCACCACCGGCATCGGCGCCGTCATCAACACCGCCAAGGTGGAGATCGGCGCAACGGCGATCGTCTTTGGCCTCGGCGGCATCGGCCTCAACGTCATCCAGGGCCTGAAGCTTGCCGGCGCCGACATGATCATCGGTGTCGACATCAACAATGACCGCAAGGTGTGGGGCGAAAAGTTTGGCATGACGCATTTCGTCAATCCGAAGGAGGTCGGCGACGACATCGTGCCCTATCTCGTCAACATGACGAAGCGCGGCGCCGACCAGATCGGCGGCGCCGACTACACCTTCGACTGCACCGGCAACACCAAGGTGATGCGCCAGGCGCTGGAAGCCAGCCATCGCGGCTGGGGCAAGTCGGTCGTCATCGGGGTGGCCGGTGCCGGCCAGGAAATCTCCACCCGCCCGTTCCAGCTGGTCACCGGCCGTAGCTGGATGGGCACCGCCTTTGGTGGCGCGCGTGGCCGCACCGACGTGCCGAAGATCGTCGACTGGTACATGGAAGGCAAGATTGAGATCGATCCGATGATCACCCATACGATGCCGCTCGAAGACATCAACAAGGGCTTCGAACTCATGCATTCCGGTCAAAGCATCCGCGGCGTGGTTGTCTACTGATCCTGCCGACGGGGCGGCGCCTGAACACCGGCACTCGGTTCGAGGCAGCCGGCCGCCCGCCACTCCTTTCTCTTCGCGAGGCATCGGTCAACTCACCGATGCCTCTCGTCCTGCGATACGGCTTCGAGCATCCCGAGGATCGAGTAGGCGGCCTTAACCCGCTCAGGGATGGGATAGTTACGGTTGGCAAGCAGTATTACGCCGATCCGGCGCGTTGGCACGAACGCGGCATAGGCTCCAAAGCCACCGGTGGAACCCGTCTTATTGAAAAACACGTCCTGGGCTGGCTTTTGTGGCGGCACGAGCGGGGCCACCGCGTGAGGCTTCATCGCCATGTCGGATGAGTTGCCAGCGAGGAGTGTATCCAGTCCTGCCGGCCAGGCATAGAGCTCCCACCCCAGGGACTGGAACGTATCGCCTATCCGATAGTAGCCGGTCTGGGTTGCGCCAATCGCTTTCTGCAGCGAAGGTTCAAGCCCAGAGGGATCTATATTCGCCTCGACGAAGCGCAACAGGTCGGCCGCAGTCGTCTTGACCCCGTAGGCCTGTGCATCGAGCGCTCCCGGGCTCACTCGCACGGGATTGTTTTGCTTGTTGTAGCCGAAGGCGTAATCTCCCATTTCCGCCTCTGGGATTCGGATATAGCTGTTGGTGAGACCAAGTGCAGGAAAGAGGGTGCCCTCCATGAGCTCGGGGAAGGGCTTTCTGAGGCTCGCAGCTGCGAGGGTTCCGAACAGACCAATGCTGGGATTGGAGTAAACGCGATACGTGCCGGGTTCATAGCCAGGGCGCCATCCGCGGAAATAACGCGTGAGCGTGCTGTTGTTGACGACCTCGTCGGGAAACTGCAGCGGCAGACCTCCCGCCGTATAGGTACCCAGTTCGAGCACGGTGATATGATCGAAGGCGCTGCCTGCCAGCTCCCGCATATGCTCGCTCGCAGCATCGGAGAAGGCGAGCGCTCCTTTGGCCTCAGCATAGGCGCCGAGCGTGGCGGTAAAGGTTTTGCTGACGGAGCCGATCTCGAACAGCGTGTCAGCGGTGACGGGGGTTGCCTTTTCCTTGTCGGCGAGACCATAGTTGAAAATAAACCGGCGGCCATCAACAGAGATGCCCACCGCCATGCCGGCTACGCCGTTTTCGGTCATCAACGCCTTGACGGTCCGGTCGACCACGGGCCTGATCCTGCCTTCAATAACGTCTGCCTCTGCACGGCAGGCAAGAAAGGCGCCGAAAAGGGAAAAACAGGCACCGGCGCAAACCGCATATGTCCTGCTGGATATTGTCCTCATAGCTCCTGGTATCCTCGCTTCAATGGGGCCGCCCGCACTCCCGGAAGCGGGCCTGCGCGGTGTGACGGGCCTGCAGCTGCGGTCACACGCAGTACCGCCAAGGCACACGCGGCCGCCCGCAGGCGCGACACTGTATAGGCCGTCGTCCGCGCCTTGAGCAAACGACAAAATCTCGCCTTAGGCATAAGAAAATCTAGGTCTGCCGATGGCTGTTGAAGCTCAGGTAACCCTCCGATTTCAACTGGCGCTGCCCATATCCATGTAAGCCGGTTCGAAAACGTGTCCGTCCGGATCAGCAAAGCTGCGCAGGTACATGAATCCCAAATCCTGCGGCTCGCGGACATCCGCCTGGCCGCCTGATCTGGCGGCGGCCTCCACCATGGCATCGACCTCCTCGCGGCTGTCGCGAGACAGAGCGATCAGCATACCGCTCGTCGCGTGCGCGTCAGCGATCGGCTTTGCTGTGAACGTCTGATAATAGCCATGTTGCAGAAGCTGGAACGTGATCGTTTCTGACCACACCATCGAGCTCGCATTTTCATTGGAGAACTGCTCGTTCTTGACGCAGCCGATGGCCTCGTAGAAAGCCGTCGCGGTTGCCAGATCCTTCACCGGCAGGTTCAGAAAGATCATTTTAGTCATTATCTTGCTCTCAGAGATGGCTTAAACAAAGGTCTGCTCGAACGTCTGGCTCGGATGGATGCAGACGATCTCCAGCCGGCCGGTGCCGACATTTTCGAAACGATGAGGAACGTTGGCCGGGCCAACAATGATGTCGCCGGCAGAGCCGCGCGTCTTATCATTGCCAACCGTGAACTCGGCCTCCCCCTTTCGAACCACCCAGGTCTCGGCATAGGGATGAACATGCAGCGCCGGGCCGCGGCCCGGATCCGCGTCCACGATAAAAACCGATACCTCGCTGCCGAAGTGACGACCTTCGAAGCGGACAGTACGGCTCGTGCCGGGTTCGGGATGCTGATAGCGATAAACCGAAAACATCCTGATCTCCTCCAACTGTTCGCAGTTATCTTCACAAGAAGACATATTGTCAAACTATCTTCTCGTCAAGATAAATATCTTCGCACAAAGATATCTTTGCGGCTGGGGCCCCATGGTGTATGGAACAGCACCACGCAAATGTGGGGCACGACGAAGCAAACGAGGATCATGCGGGTGGCGCCAGACAACAACCGCGGCTCAAAGGAGGGCGCTGTCGAAGACCATGTCGACCGGCTCCGCGCGCAATGGGCCTGCGAATTGCCGGACCTCGACACCGAGCCGATGGCGATTTTGGGACGCGCGAAACGGCTAACAAATCTGGTGGCGCCCTCCATCGAGGAGACCTTTGCCAAGTTCGGTCTCGATCGCGGCGAGTTCGACGTCATCGCGACCCTGCGCAGATCTGGACCACCCTACCAGCTGACGCCGACGGCAATGTATACGACGCTTATGCTGTCTTCCGGCGGACTGACGCACCGCCTTGATCGGCTGGAAAAGGCTGGTCTGATTGTGCGCGAGAAATCGGCCCACGACGGGCGAAGTGTTGTCGTTTGCCTGACCGCAACGGGCATCGCGCTAGCCGAAAAGGCGTTTCGCGCGGATATGGCCAGTGAACTCTTGTTCCTGGAAGGTTTGGATGTCGAAGAGCGCGCGGCTCTGGCCGCCCTGCTGCGCAAGCTTGTCATGAGTATAGAGGCAGGCCCGAGCGATAAAGCAACCTCGTGATCTCGATGTCGCGCCAGCATAAGAAACTCACTCTCAGCATTGAGCGCCGTCGCTGACCAGGTGCGATATGAAGGCGATTCAGATGTAAGCCGGGAGAAATCTCATCGCCTCCTCTGCTTCCTGATGACGTCCGCGTTCTTCGCGACCCGTCGGCCTCAGACAGCACCTCGTCGCTCACACCTGCCCAGGTGGGCGAGAGTCTGACGTTCCTCAAGGACGAATACACCTGACGACAAGAGCTTCAACGAAAAGGAGAGGCTTGCGTTCGAGCGATTTGGCCGATCGGACGATGGCAGCCGCCGATGAATGCAAGATGTGGTGATTGCGCGTAACGGACACCTGTCGGTCCGGACATCGGCGCTCAACCCGATCGTCATCACGATCCTTCACTGGAAGCGGTTGCGCTTTACCCTAGTCCTGTGTCCACGCCGAAAACGCCTCGGGCAGTACGTTCGACCCGCAGATCACCGTGACCACACGCTTGCCGCAGTATCGCGAGGGTTCTTCCAGGATCGCGGCAACGCCAAGGGCGGCCGATGGCTCGACCACGAGGCCGGCGTGCCGATGGAGCAGGCGCATGCCTGCCTTGATGCTTGCCTCCTCAACCAGCGGCACGTGATTGGCGACGGCGAGCAGGTCCTGAAGGACCGCCGCGATTGGGAACCGGCCGGCGACACCGTCGGCGATGGTATCGGTGCGATCGGTGGTGACGACCGATCGCGCCCGCCAGGACAGGGCCATGGCGGGCGCCCCGCTCGGCTGGATGCACACCACCTCCGTTGCGGGCGACAGGCACTTGAAAACGTGGCCAACGCCGGTGGCGAGCGCACCGCCGCCGAGCGCGAGCAGCATCGTGTCGATGCGGTCGAACCCTTCGACAAGCTCCAGCCCGATCGTGCCCGCGCCTTCGCAGGTGTCGAGGTTTTCGCTGTCCTCGACGAGTAAAGCGTTGCCGCTGGCCGCGATCTCGCGAGCGCGCTTTCGCGCGTCCTCGATGTCGCCCTCGACAAGTTCGACGGCAGCTCCGAGCCGGCGAATATGATCGATCTTCGCGGCATTGGCGCTTGTGGCGGCGACCACTGTCACGCCAATACCGCGTTCCCGCCCACTATATGCGAGTGCCTGCCCGAGATTGCCGGCGCTGGCGCAGACCGCGGCCTTCCGATCAGCGCTTCTTGCGAGGCGGGACATTACGACCTCGGTCCCACGTCCCTTGAAGCATCGGATCGGGTTTGCGGTCTCAAGTTTGATGACGAGTTCGCAGCCTAGACGATTGCCAAGAGATGGGCAGCCGAATTGGGGCGTGTCGCGAAACATCCGTGAGATATGTTCCCTCGCCTCAAAGATGCGCCCGAGGTCGAGCCTGGTGTCTGGTTGCCCGGCTTCCCGGGATGCTGCGGGTCTTTCACTGACAGGCTGCATGTGACATCCTCCGACGCTGTTGTTGCAGTTGCGCATTTGTGCGTTATAGCGCACGTTCGAAGTGTGCGCTATAACGCACAAATGCGAGGTCAGTCAGAAATGAAGTCCATCAGTCCCGTTGACACGGGGAATCTACTGAAATCGATCAGGCACGACCTTGGATGGAGCCTCGACAAGACTGCAGAGCGTACTGGAGTGAGCAAGGCGATGCTGGGCCAGATCGAGCGTGGCGAATCCACGCCGACGGTTGCGACGCTTTGGAAGATCGCGACGGGCTTGCGGGTTCCGATGACCACCCTGCTTGAGCCAGATCGCGAAGTAGGCGATGTGTTGCTTTTGCGTGACGCCAGTTGTCTCCGGGTGCGCCCGTCGGAGGAAGGCATGCAACGCGCATTGTTGTTCCCTTATGAGACCCGGTTCGGCTTCGAACTCTATGAACTGACCTTTGCGCCCGACTTCGAGAGTATCTCAGAGCCGCATGACATCGGGGTTGTGGAGCATGTGACCGTCCTGCGCGGGGAGATCGAATTGCTGGTGGAGGAAGAGTGGAGACGGGTCGAGCAAGGGCAGTCCCTGAGGTTTCCTGCCGACCGCCGCCATGGCTACCGCAATCGGACGCAAAGTGAGACTGTTGTCATGGATTTAATCCACTATCGGTTCGTTCCGCAGAATATCGCGGGTCGCAAAACGCAAGCGGGTTCTTGATCGAGGCGTTCCGACGTCGCGACCTGCATCTTCCCTCAGATAGCGGGGCCAAACGCCTGTGAAGTGAGCGATCCATCCCTGGGCGCCCAGCTCGGGTCCAGATGCTCATGTTCGATGAGTCGAACGCATATCGAATGTTAACGGGATCATAGAGAAGGAGTGCGCCGCAGTCCCATTCCTGCATCGTGGCCCGCAGTCTGCCGAGTCGATATCGGCGAGCCCTATCCAGAGTGGCGGAGGGAAGGGGACTTTTGAGCGGCCGATCCGCTCCCTCTGGATTGAGATAGGCCTTCTTCCTTTCGTCTTTGAAAACGGTCGACCCCGCTGGGCCTCCTGGGGCGATGACGTTCTCATTCATTGGGTCGGGATCCTCTCGAACACAGTTCGTGCATAAACGGCCGCGTGTCAGCCCGAGGAGCGTGTCGGTCATTCAGGGATGATCAGCGGTCGATGACCAGATCGCTCAGCGGCTTTGAACAGCAAGGCAGGAACAGACCGGCATCGACCTCCCTCTGGCGAATGCCGCCGTTATGCTTCATCTCGACTGATCCCGAGACGAGCTTGGACTTGCACGTTCCGCAAACGCCATTGGCACACGATGACGGAAGCCTCAGACGAGCCTTCTTGGCACAGCCGAGAACCGTCTGTTCCGATGCAACCTCGATGGTACGAGCCTGCTTCAGGAATTGCACTTGGAAGGTCTTCGCGACGACCGGCGCCGCCTCGCCGATAGGCAGTTCGGATTCATCAGGCATGGCCGCGTCGAAACTTTCCTCAATGTAGTTCGACGTCGGTACCCCCAGGTCGGCAGATATCTTCCTGGCCGCGGCCATGAACGGCGCCGGGCCGCAGCACATGACGATCCTCTCGGCTATATCCGGTACCGCCATCGTTATGTACTCGGGCGTTATTCGTCCCGTGATGCCAGGCCACCAGCGTTCACCCGTGAGATTTTCCGGAAGAAAATGGAGCCTCAGCCCCTTCATCTTCGTTGTAAGCGTGGACAGCTCGTCCCGGAAAATGAGGTCGAGCGGCGTCCTCGCAG
It encodes:
- a CDS encoding XRE family transcriptional regulator, which codes for MKSISPVDTGNLLKSIRHDLGWSLDKTAERTGVSKAMLGQIERGESTPTVATLWKIATGLRVPMTTLLEPDREVGDVLLLRDASCLRVRPSEEGMQRALLFPYETRFGFELYELTFAPDFESISEPHDIGVVEHVTVLRGEIELLVEEEWRRVEQGQSLRFPADRRHGYRNRTQSETVVMDLIHYRFVPQNIAGRKTQAGS
- a CDS encoding dimethylsulfonioproprionate lyase family protein yields the protein MSQVSTPLKRSADLLLNDDSAPIRRQVSVLGGGFRPRALQEVLNAIGDALLSSQAPVMASYIAGKIYQRLEKRGVARRIDTATPLKPEHFDRALSNLHASLPRFAGGATGLAELNEQLSWRSGRTGPFASLRFEQSHAHAIVVGPHGLEERSDVRLGLTLMAPYSRFPDHVQFHSRVFLLLSGGEVCLDDSNWFRATAGTVFFNEAGKKFAMRCTAEPLLAVWCHVEDTSL
- a CDS encoding MarR family transcriptional regulator codes for the protein MAPDNNRGSKEGAVEDHVDRLRAQWACELPDLDTEPMAILGRAKRLTNLVAPSIEETFAKFGLDRGEFDVIATLRRSGPPYQLTPTAMYTTLMLSSGGLTHRLDRLEKAGLIVREKSAHDGRSVVVCLTATGIALAEKAFRADMASELLFLEGLDVEERAALAALLRKLVMSIEAGPSDKATS
- the ampC gene encoding class C beta-lactamase translates to MVDRTVKALMTENGVAGMAVGISVDGRRFIFNYGLADKEKATPVTADTLFEIGSVSKTFTATLGAYAEAKGALAFSDAASEHMRELAGSAFDHITVLELGTYTAGGLPLQFPDEVVNNSTLTRYFRGWRPGYEPGTYRVYSNPSIGLFGTLAAASLRKPFPELMEGTLFPALGLTNSYIRIPEAEMGDYAFGYNKQNNPVRVSPGALDAQAYGVKTTAADLLRFVEANIDPSGLEPSLQKAIGATQTGYYRIGDTFQSLGWELYAWPAGLDTLLAGNSSDMAMKPHAVAPLVPPQKPAQDVFFNKTGSTGGFGAYAAFVPTRRIGVILLANRNYPIPERVKAAYSILGMLEAVSQDERHR
- a CDS encoding VOC family protein, whose protein sequence is MTKMIFLNLPVKDLATATAFYEAIGCVKNEQFSNENASSMVWSETITFQLLQHGYYQTFTAKPIADAHATSGMLIALSRDSREEVDAMVEAAARSGGQADVREPQDLGFMYLRSFADPDGHVFEPAYMDMGSAS
- a CDS encoding S-(hydroxymethyl)glutathione dehydrogenase/class III alcohol dehydrogenase — translated: MDVRAAIAVQAGKPLEVMTVQLEGPRAGEVLIEVKATGICHTDDFTLSGADPEGLFPAILGHEGAGIVVDVGPGVTSVKKGDHVIPLYTPECRECPSCLSRKTNLCTAIRATQGQGLMPDGTSRFSIGKDKIHHYMGCSTFANYTVLPEIAVAKVNADAPFDKICYIGCGVTTGIGAVINTAKVEIGATAIVFGLGGIGLNVIQGLKLAGADMIIGVDINNDRKVWGEKFGMTHFVNPKEVGDDIVPYLVNMTKRGADQIGGADYTFDCTGNTKVMRQALEASHRGWGKSVVIGVAGAGQEISTRPFQLVTGRSWMGTAFGGARGRTDVPKIVDWYMEGKIEIDPMITHTMPLEDINKGFELMHSGQSIRGVVVY
- a CDS encoding electron transfer flavoprotein subunit alpha/FixB family protein, producing the protein MAILLLADHDNASLSDQTAKALTAARQIGGDVTVLVAGKGAKAAADAAAKLSGVSKVLLAESDTLANNLAEPLADLIVSLAGSYDTIIAAATSTGKNVAPRVAALLDVAQVSEIIEVVAPDTFKRPIYAGNAIQTVQATDARQVITVRTASFAVAETGGSAPVEAIPAVSDPGLSTFVKDALSASDRPELTSAKIIISGGRALGSAEKFRQVILPLADKLGAAVGASRAAVDAGYAPNDWQVGQTGKVVAPELYIACGISGAIQHLAGMKDSKVIVAINKDEEAPIFQVADYGLVADLFEALPELQSSI
- a CDS encoding pyridoxal-phosphate dependent enzyme; amino-acid sequence: MFRDTPQFGCPSLGNRLGCELVIKLETANPIRCFKGRGTEVVMSRLARSADRKAAVCASAGNLGQALAYSGRERGIGVTVVAATSANAAKIDHIRRLGAAVELVEGDIEDARKRAREIAASGNALLVEDSENLDTCEGAGTIGLELVEGFDRIDTMLLALGGGALATGVGHVFKCLSPATEVVCIQPSGAPAMALSWRARSVVTTDRTDTIADGVAGRFPIAAVLQDLLAVANHVPLVEEASIKAGMRLLHRHAGLVVEPSAALGVAAILEEPSRYCGKRVVTVICGSNVLPEAFSAWTQD
- a CDS encoding electron transfer flavoprotein subunit beta/FixA family protein, yielding MKILVPVKRVVDYNVKIRVKPDGTGVELANVKMSMNPFDEISVEEALRLKEAGKAAEVVVVSIGPAKAEETLRTALAMGADRAILVETDETLEPLAVAKILKGVADAEKPGLIIVGKQAIDDDSNQTGQMLAALLGSAQATFASKIEITDGKATVTREVDGGLQTIDIKLPAVVTTDLRLNEPRYASLPNIMKAKKKPLDRQAPSDFGVSTAPRLKVLKTEEPSGRKAGVKVKSVAELVEKLKNEAGVL
- a CDS encoding NADH:flavin oxidoreductase; protein product: MSNDPLLQPYQLKHLKLRNRIIVTSHEPAYPEDGMPKERYLAYTVERAKGGVAMTMTAGSAAVSKDSPPVFNNLLAYKDEIVPWLKAMTDAVHEEGAAIMIQLTHLGRRTRWDKGDWLPVVAPSHQREASHRAFPKKIEDWDIERIIKDFADAAERMKAGGMDGVELEAYGHLLDQFASPLTNELEGPYGGSLDNRMRFCLDVLKAIRKRVGEDFILGIRYTADECLPGGTGKADGLEISKRLKESGLIDYLNVIRGHIDTDAGLTDVIPIQGMANSPHLDFAGEIRAATDFPTFHAAKIPDVATARHAIASGKVDMIGMTRAHMTDPHIVRKIMEKREEDIRPCVGANYCLDRIYQGGAAYCIHNAATGRELTMPHVVKKADVRKKVVVVGAGPGGLEAARVAAERGHDVVVFEAANDPGGQIRLTAQSERRREMISIIDWRMNQCEKYGVVFRFNTWAEADTVEAERPDVVIIATGGIPHTDVLSTGNELVVSAWDIISGDVKPGTNVLIFDDAGDHAGLQAAEFIATAGAKVEIMTPDRSFAPEVMAMNLVPYMRSLQNLDVTFTVTFRLEAVEKDGNHLIAHVGSDYGGVAKQRTVDQVVINHGTIPLDELYFELKPFSTNLGEISQQQLVAGEPQTVVRNPEGKFQLFRIGDAVAARNTHAAIYDGLRIAKDI
- a CDS encoding cupin domain-containing protein; protein product: MFSVYRYQHPEPGTSRTVRFEGRHFGSEVSVFIVDADPGRGPALHVHPYAETWVVRKGEAEFTVGNDKTRGSAGDIIVGPANVPHRFENVGTGRLEIVCIHPSQTFEQTFV